In Agromyces sp. 3263, a single genomic region encodes these proteins:
- a CDS encoding TRAM domain-containing protein, with amino-acid sequence MAESRRRPRRPDPRGRGSRRPAPAPPETDGPVVELDVERVAHGGVFVAHHEGRVVFVADAIPGERVVARVTDRRHDRFWRAETLEVLTASADRREHVWAEASVERPPAARAGGAEFGHIRTERQRALKGEVLQDALERMGGVERDVEVRAVDPSLAPGVTPEGTGWRTRIRLQVDDDGSVGPYAARTHTVVPVASVPLAVASLQELAPLHGRFPGARAVDLVAPSSGDPALVVVDHERMPRGSRPTIQERVGDRTFRLDRDGFWQVHRGAAATLSAAVQALINPDLFDPRAANLDLYGGVGLLAAAVGDRFGETVRITTVEAEAGATEHAGANLADWVGARAVTARVDRFLDDLAEGSSAGERSRLRDATVVLDPPRSGAGRAVVDRLAELRPRQLVYVACDPVALARDVGLLRERGYRFDDLVAFDLFPNTHHVEAVARLTAIV; translated from the coding sequence ATGGCCGAATCCCGTCGTCGTCCCCGCCGTCCCGATCCGCGTGGCCGCGGCTCCCGGCGTCCGGCCCCCGCTCCGCCCGAGACGGACGGTCCCGTCGTCGAACTCGACGTCGAACGGGTCGCGCACGGCGGGGTCTTCGTCGCCCACCACGAAGGACGTGTGGTGTTCGTCGCCGACGCCATCCCCGGCGAGCGAGTCGTCGCCCGGGTCACCGACCGGCGGCACGACCGCTTCTGGCGTGCCGAGACCCTCGAGGTGCTCACGGCATCGGCCGACCGGCGCGAGCACGTCTGGGCCGAGGCATCCGTTGAACGTCCGCCGGCAGCGCGTGCCGGCGGCGCCGAGTTCGGCCACATCCGCACGGAACGGCAGCGGGCGCTCAAGGGGGAGGTGCTGCAGGACGCACTTGAGCGCATGGGCGGCGTCGAGCGCGACGTCGAGGTACGCGCCGTCGATCCGTCGCTCGCGCCCGGCGTGACCCCCGAGGGCACGGGGTGGCGCACCCGCATCCGCCTGCAGGTCGACGACGACGGCTCGGTGGGGCCCTACGCCGCGCGGACCCACACGGTCGTGCCCGTGGCATCCGTGCCCCTGGCCGTGGCGTCGCTGCAGGAGCTCGCGCCGCTCCACGGGCGGTTCCCCGGCGCACGCGCCGTGGACCTGGTCGCCCCATCGTCCGGCGACCCCGCCCTCGTGGTGGTCGACCATGAGCGGATGCCGCGTGGGTCGCGCCCCACGATCCAGGAGCGCGTCGGCGACCGCACGTTCCGCCTCGACCGCGACGGGTTCTGGCAGGTGCACCGCGGGGCGGCGGCGACCCTCTCGGCCGCCGTGCAGGCGCTGATCAATCCAGATCTCTTCGATCCCCGGGCGGCGAACCTCGACCTCTACGGGGGCGTGGGGCTGCTCGCTGCCGCGGTCGGCGACCGGTTCGGAGAAACGGTGCGCATCACGACCGTCGAGGCCGAGGCCGGCGCCACCGAGCACGCGGGAGCGAACCTCGCCGACTGGGTCGGTGCTCGCGCGGTCACGGCACGGGTCGACCGTTTCCTCGACGACCTCGCCGAGGGCTCGTCCGCCGGAGAGCGGTCCCGCCTGCGTGATGCCACGGTCGTGCTCGATCCGCCGCGGTCGGGCGCGGGCCGTGCCGTGGTCGACCGGCTCGCGGAGCTGCGGCCCCGCCAGCTCGTCTACGTGGCGTGCGATCCGGTGGCCCTGGCGCGCGACGTGGGGCTCCTGCGGGAACGCGGATACCGGTTCGACGACCTCGTCGCGTTCGATCTGTTCCCGAACACGCATCATGTCGAGGCCGTGGCCAGGCTGACCGCTATCGTGTGA
- a CDS encoding ATP-binding protein — protein sequence MAAVEWRVARLATRRRTAVTRAQVETVSGRALGLFGLVFGAQTLPLALAQSSALIPGAGAALMAVLYGTMATLAVASVAKVAVRGAALALAGLYALALLVWPLLVVDPAALDGQAPWLYYICTVATAAAVIALPVPGATAYTIAIPILYGIIRLFPAGGQVNGLLAVLDAMYAVILGVAVLVIITMLRQAAEAVDTAQEGALQRYDLAARQHATENERVKVDALVHDSVLTTLLSAAAAASPEEQALAARMARDAINRLDEAGASGPRALENVGLPVLVRRLRAALTTFSAPFTVRVVNAGGVELPVEAVEALYTASVQAMVNSMQHADEPGRATRRELRIRGVRAGGCVIEIADNGAGFDRSSVPDERLGLRVSIEERMANAGGSAEIVSAPHHGATITIAWPAGASGGDV from the coding sequence ATGGCCGCCGTTGAATGGCGGGTCGCGCGACTCGCCACGCGCCGCCGGACCGCGGTCACGCGTGCGCAGGTCGAGACCGTCTCGGGGCGCGCGCTCGGCCTCTTCGGGCTCGTGTTCGGGGCGCAGACGCTGCCGCTCGCACTCGCGCAGTCCTCGGCGCTGATCCCCGGTGCCGGCGCCGCCCTCATGGCGGTGCTGTACGGCACCATGGCGACGCTCGCCGTCGCGAGCGTCGCGAAGGTGGCCGTGCGCGGTGCGGCCCTCGCGCTCGCGGGCCTCTACGCCCTCGCACTGCTGGTGTGGCCCCTGCTCGTCGTGGATCCTGCCGCACTCGACGGCCAGGCCCCCTGGCTCTACTACATCTGCACCGTCGCCACGGCCGCCGCCGTGATCGCCCTTCCCGTGCCGGGCGCCACGGCCTACACGATCGCCATCCCGATCCTCTACGGCATCATCCGGCTGTTCCCCGCGGGCGGGCAGGTCAACGGCCTGCTCGCGGTGCTCGACGCCATGTACGCGGTCATCCTCGGCGTCGCCGTCCTCGTCATCATCACCATGCTCCGCCAGGCGGCCGAGGCCGTCGACACCGCACAGGAGGGCGCGCTGCAGCGCTACGACCTCGCCGCCCGCCAGCACGCCACCGAGAACGAGCGGGTCAAGGTGGACGCCCTGGTGCACGACAGCGTGCTGACCACCCTGCTCTCGGCCGCGGCCGCGGCGTCACCCGAGGAGCAGGCGCTCGCGGCGCGAATGGCCCGCGATGCGATCAACCGGCTCGACGAGGCCGGCGCATCCGGCCCACGAGCGCTCGAGAACGTGGGACTGCCGGTGCTCGTCCGGCGGTTGCGGGCGGCACTCACCACCTTCTCGGCGCCCTTCACCGTGCGCGTGGTGAACGCGGGCGGGGTGGAACTGCCGGTCGAGGCGGTCGAGGCGCTGTACACGGCGTCCGTGCAGGCGATGGTCAACAGCATGCAGCACGCCGACGAACCCGGACGCGCCACCCGACGCGAGCTCCGGATCCGCGGGGTTCGGGCCGGCGGCTGCGTGATCGAGATCGCCGACAACGGTGCGGGCTTCGACCGGTCGAGCGTGCCCGACGAACGGCTCGGGCTCCGGGTGTCGATCGAGGAGCGCATGGCCAACGCGGGCGGCAGCGCCGAGATCGTCTCCGCTCCGCACCACGGCGCGACGATCACCATCGCCTGGCCGGCCGGCGCGTCAGGGGGCGACGTATGA
- a CDS encoding Maf family protein, producing the protein MRLYLASTSPARLQTLRAAGIEPIAIAPGVDEEAAVAAAEAESGRLEASDMVQLLARAKAEAIVGVAHDGEPIDGLILGGDSAFLTGGSIHGKPHRPDVARERWLAQNGGHGDLWSGHWLIDHRGGRANAAVGRADVATVRFAALDDAEIDAYIATGEPLLVAGAFTIDSLGGPFVRRVEGDPSTVVGLSLSTLRDLVRELGVEWTALWNRA; encoded by the coding sequence ATGCGCCTCTACCTCGCCTCCACGTCGCCGGCCCGGCTGCAGACCCTGCGGGCCGCCGGCATCGAGCCCATCGCGATCGCCCCGGGCGTCGACGAGGAGGCCGCCGTCGCGGCCGCGGAGGCGGAATCCGGCCGGCTCGAGGCATCCGACATGGTGCAGTTGCTCGCGCGGGCCAAGGCCGAGGCGATCGTCGGCGTCGCCCACGACGGCGAGCCGATCGACGGCCTCATCCTCGGCGGCGACTCGGCCTTCCTCACCGGCGGCTCCATTCACGGCAAGCCGCACCGGCCCGACGTGGCCCGCGAACGCTGGCTCGCGCAGAACGGCGGCCACGGCGACCTGTGGTCGGGGCACTGGCTGATCGACCACCGCGGCGGCCGCGCGAACGCGGCAGTGGGACGGGCGGATGTCGCGACCGTGCGGTTCGCCGCGCTCGACGACGCCGAGATCGACGCGTACATCGCGACCGGCGAGCCGCTGCTCGTGGCCGGCGCCTTCACGATCGACAGCCTGGGCGGTCCGTTCGTCCGACGGGTGGAGGGCGACCCGTCGACGGTCGTCGGCCTGTCGCTGTCGACGCTGCGCGACCTGGTTCGCGAGCTCGGCGTCGAGTGGACCGCGCTCTGGAACCGGGCCTGA
- a CDS encoding response regulator transcription factor — protein sequence MSGEPPTPVAATVAIVDDHEAVRLGLRAACREAGYVVVAETANVPDLLVALDGRSCDVVVLDLSLGDGSSVTRNVHAVRDTGSAVLVHSIADRVAAVREALAAGAAGVIPKASPMSMVIGAIATVANGEVLNNVEWASAIEADRDFAKAQLGRRERDVLHLYASGLPLKLVAVQLGIAHSTAREYLDRIRAKYVEVGRPAPTKVDLLRRAVEDGILPGLDGEGGDGRR from the coding sequence ATGTCTGGTGAACCACCCACGCCGGTTGCGGCGACCGTCGCGATCGTCGACGACCACGAGGCGGTCCGGCTCGGGCTCCGGGCAGCGTGCCGCGAGGCGGGCTACGTGGTGGTCGCCGAGACGGCGAACGTCCCCGACCTCCTCGTCGCCCTCGACGGCCGCTCCTGCGACGTGGTGGTGCTCGACCTGTCACTCGGCGACGGCTCCTCCGTGACGCGCAACGTGCACGCCGTGCGCGACACCGGCAGCGCCGTGCTCGTGCACAGCATCGCCGATCGCGTCGCCGCCGTGCGCGAGGCGCTCGCCGCCGGTGCCGCAGGCGTCATCCCGAAGGCGTCGCCCATGTCCATGGTCATCGGTGCGATCGCGACCGTCGCCAACGGCGAGGTGCTCAACAATGTCGAGTGGGCGAGCGCGATCGAGGCCGACCGCGACTTCGCGAAGGCGCAGCTCGGGCGTCGTGAGCGCGACGTGCTGCACCTCTACGCGTCAGGACTGCCGCTGAAGCTCGTCGCGGTGCAGCTCGGCATCGCCCACTCCACGGCCAGGGAGTACCTCGACCGCATCCGGGCCAAGTACGTCGAGGTGGGGCGACCCGCGCCCACCAAGGTCGACCTGCTGCGGCGCGCGGTGGAAGACGGCATCCTCCCCGGACTCGATGGCGAAGGCGGGGATGGCCGCCGTTGA
- a CDS encoding acyl-CoA carboxylase epsilon subunit — protein MTDDTTTGAPGASGTARPSGEAAGDDRVDAIRFVTRQVSDEETAAVTAVLLAALDEAGGTAAIEDEPRRNPWVRSGNALRAPIEVGRGAWSRSTR, from the coding sequence ATGACCGACGACACCACGACGGGCGCACCCGGCGCATCCGGCACCGCCCGACCATCGGGCGAGGCAGCGGGCGACGACCGCGTCGACGCCATCCGATTCGTCACCCGTCAGGTGAGCGACGAGGAGACCGCCGCCGTGACCGCGGTGCTCCTCGCGGCACTCGACGAGGCCGGCGGGACCGCGGCGATCGAGGACGAGCCCCGCCGCAACCCCTGGGTCCGGAGCGGCAACGCCCTCCGCGCCCCCATCGAGGTCGGCCGCGGCGCCTGGTCGCGCTCCACGCGCTGA